In Rattus norvegicus strain BN/NHsdMcwi chromosome 3, GRCr8, whole genome shotgun sequence, a genomic segment contains:
- the Or4a68 gene encoding olfactory receptor 4A16 produces MGKSNNVTEFILLGLTQDPAGRKALFVMFLFIYIVTMVGNLLIVETVIASPSLGSPMYFFLASLSLMDAVYSTAFSPKLIMDLICNRKTISVSACIGQLFVEHLFGGAEVFLLVFMAYDRYVAICKPLHYMTIMNRQVCILLLVAACAGGFGHSLVQVIVVYNLPFCGPNIIDHFICDMYPLLGLACIDTYLIGFTVVANGGAICMTVFILLLLSYGIILNSLKTHSEEGRRRALSTCSSHITVVVLFFVPCIFMYVRPVSNFPIDKSLTVVYTVITPMLNPLIYTLRNAEMKICMKKLWCERLTMERLRVFPHRTHTNCKLQIGNKFF; encoded by the coding sequence ATGGGAAAGAGCAACAACGTGACAGAGTTTATCCTGCTGGGTCTCACTCaggatcctgctgggagaaaagcACTGTTCGTCATGTTTTTATTCATCTATATTGTGACCATGGTGGGCAACCTACTCATTGTGGAGACAGTTATTGCCAGCCCCTCCTTGGGCTCCCCAATGTACTTCTTCCTTGCCTCTCTGTCACTCATGGATGCTGTTTATTCCACTGCCTTCTCACCCAAGTTGATTATGGACTTAATCTGTAACAGAAAAACAATTTCTGTTTCAGCTTGCATTGGCCAGCTCTTTGTAGAGCACTTATTTGGTGGTGCTGAGGTCTTCCTTCTGGTATTCATGGCCTACGACCGCTATGTGGCTATCTGTAAACCCCTGCATTATATGACCATCATGAATCGTCAGGTTTGCATTCTCCTATTGGTGGCAGCCTGTGCTGGAGGTTTTGGCCACTCTTTGGTTCAAGTTATTGTTGTCTACAACCTCCCTTTTTGTGGCCCAAATATCATTGATCACTTTATCTGTGACATGTACCCATTACTGGGTTTAGCATGTATTGACACATACTTAATCGGGTTCACTGTGGTTGCCAATGGAGGAGCAATTTGCATGACAGTCTttatccttctcctcctttcctatGGAATAATTCTAAACTCTCTTAAGACTCACAGTGAGGAGGGGAGACGCAGAGCCCTGTCCACCTGCAGCTCTCATATCACAGTGGTGGTCTTATTTTTTGTTCCCTGTATCTTCATGTATGTTAGACCTGTCTCCAACTTTCCTATTGATAAATCCCTAACTGTAGTTTATACAGTTATCACTCCCATGTTGAATCCTTTAATATACACTCTGAGAAATGCGGAGatgaaaatctgtatgaaaaaACTTTGGTGTGAAAGATTAACTATGGAAAGATTAAGAGTATTCCCTCACAGAACACATACTAATTGCAAGCTACAAATAGGCAATAAGTTCTTTTAA